Proteins encoded by one window of Bacillota bacterium:
- a CDS encoding winged helix-turn-helix domain-containing protein, with protein MVSLEAFTSRPLHKALDAGRGWVDATRRRIGPRLRAELEREGTPAVPEPRRPGPEPKGGWDVPLELLVWLCPGRRDAAGFIRWLERLTAGRFYELFAPFVPEGAPPIPADATQIIGVLAGRLRRWNEAYFRQVDPALLEGLAKEAAVRRQLVKRSPAGAFERATNGVILEPDPGLERAVLIPQYHFRPWNLHARLKGAVVYLYPVDVLPTEPGHPSPDLLRLTRALADESRLRILRFLAPEPRPFSDVVRFIALAKSTVHHHLVALRAAGLIRVHVFPDGPERYSLRPGSLDRLEERLADFLEE; from the coding sequence GTGGTCAGCCTCGAGGCGTTCACCAGCCGACCGCTTCACAAGGCCCTTGACGCCGGCAGGGGTTGGGTCGACGCGACCCGCCGGCGAATCGGCCCGCGGTTGCGGGCGGAGCTGGAGAGGGAGGGGACGCCGGCGGTACCGGAGCCCCGGCGGCCTGGTCCCGAGCCCAAGGGGGGCTGGGACGTCCCGCTCGAACTGCTGGTCTGGTTGTGCCCCGGCAGGCGGGACGCGGCCGGCTTCATCAGGTGGCTCGAGCGGCTGACCGCCGGACGCTTCTACGAGCTCTTCGCGCCCTTCGTCCCCGAGGGCGCGCCGCCCATCCCGGCCGACGCCACGCAGATTATCGGCGTCCTGGCCGGTCGCCTGCGACGCTGGAACGAAGCCTACTTCCGGCAGGTGGATCCGGCCCTCCTCGAGGGGCTGGCCAAGGAGGCCGCGGTCCGCCGTCAACTGGTCAAGCGGTCACCCGCCGGGGCTTTCGAACGGGCCACTAACGGCGTCATCCTGGAGCCGGACCCGGGTCTCGAACGGGCTGTCCTCATCCCGCAGTATCACTTCCGGCCGTGGAACCTCCACGCCCGGCTCAAGGGGGCGGTCGTCTACCTCTATCCGGTCGACGTCCTGCCAACGGAGCCGGGCCACCCGTCGCCGGACCTTCTCCGCCTGACCCGGGCCCTGGCCGACGAGAGCCGTCTGCGGATTCTTCGTTTCCTGGCCCCCGAGCCGCGCCCGTTCAGTGACGTCGTTCGCTTTATCGCCTTAGCCAAGAGTACCGTCCATCACCACCTGGTGGCCCTCCGGGCCGCCGGCCTGATTCGCGTCCACGTCTTTCCGGACGGTCCCGAGCGTTACAGTCTCCGCCCCGGCTCCCTCGATCGCCTGGAGGAGCGGCTGGCGGATTTCCTTGAGGAGTGA